AATGCACCCGACACGGAAACGGTCTGCTATTGCTCCAGTTTAAGCAAGGGAGCGATCCTCCAGGCGATGGAGGCAGGAGCCCGATCGCTGCAAGAGATAAAAGCAGCCACAGGCGCCTGCACCCAGGGGCGGTGCCGGGAAACAAACCCGAGAAGACGTTGATGTTCGCGGGAAATCCGCCTTCTCCTCGGTGAGGAAATCGACCAACAAACACTGGCGATGCCATGAAGAAGCAGGAAAACATGCTGCTTACAGGATACACCCACGCTTGAGCCGTTCCCTTTATCTAGATCCATCCGGAAATGATGTCCCGATACAAGCCAGTTTCCAATCCGGAAATGAGGATTGGAAATTATTGAGCGGTCGGCAGCCGGACAGAGAACGTGACGCCTCCTTCGGGATTTGAACTTAGGGAAATCGTTCCTCCATGGGCCTCCACGATTTTTTTGACGATGGAAAGCCCCAAACCGGTGCCGCCCTTCTTGGTGGAATAGAAAGGTTCGAATATCCTGGCGCGCTCCTCTTCCGTGATGCCGCAGCCGCAATCGGAAACCTCGAGCACCGTTTCCCCTTTTTCCACGCGGGTTCGGATCTGGACCGACTGCCCGGAGGGCGATGCCTGAATGGCATTCGTGAGCAGGTTGACGAGGACCTGTTTCATTCTGTTTCTGTCGAGA
The DNA window shown above is from Desulfatiglans anilini DSM 4660 and carries:
- a CDS encoding (2Fe-2S)-binding protein, which gives rise to MADKAPFTEDIRNAPDTETVCYCSSLSKGAILQAMEAGARSLQEIKAATGACTQGRCRETNPRRR